One Brassica napus cultivar Da-Ae chromosome C2, Da-Ae, whole genome shotgun sequence DNA window includes the following coding sequences:
- the LOC106429197 gene encoding putative 4-hydroxy-4-methyl-2-oxoglutarate aldolase 3 isoform X1 yields MPLPEHTQSPMAAFPTAEACDSNAELIANGDLRALHPIFNIYGQRRCFSGPIVTLKVFEDNVLVRNQLETKGEGQVLVIDGGGSKRCALVGGNLGQLAQNNGWAGIVVNGCVRDVDEINDCDVGVRALGSNPLKSSKKGHGEKNVPVYIGGTLIRDGEWLYADSDGILISKTELSV; encoded by the exons ATGCCCCTTCCAG AACACACACAATCTCCCATGGCTGCATTTCCAACAGCAGAAGCGTGTGACAGCAACGCAGAGCTAATAGCAAACGGAGACCTACGCGCTCTCCACCCAATCTTCAACATCTACGGCCAAAGAAGATGCTTCTCAGGACCAATCGTGACACTCAAGGTATTTGAAGACAATGTCCTTGTCAGAAACCAACTAGAGACCAAAGGAGAAGGTCAAGTCTTAGTTATAGACGGTGGTGGAAGCAAGAGATGCGCGCTTGTTGGAGGAAACCTCGGACAGTTAGCTCAGAACAACGGGTGGGCAGGGATTGTGGTGAATGGATGCGTTAGAGATGTGGATGAGATCAATGACTGTGATGTCGGGGTTAGGGCATTGGGTTCTAACCCACTGAAGTCTAGTAAGAAAGGTCATGGTGAGAAGAATGTGCCGGTTTATATTGGAGGAACTTTGATTAGAGATGGAGAGTGGCTTTATGCTGATAGTGATGGTATCTTGATCTCCAAGACCGAACTCTCCGTTTGA
- the LOC106429197 gene encoding putative 4-hydroxy-4-methyl-2-oxoglutarate aldolase 3 isoform X2, translated as MAAFPTAEACDSNAELIANGDLRALHPIFNIYGQRRCFSGPIVTLKVFEDNVLVRNQLETKGEGQVLVIDGGGSKRCALVGGNLGQLAQNNGWAGIVVNGCVRDVDEINDCDVGVRALGSNPLKSSKKGHGEKNVPVYIGGTLIRDGEWLYADSDGILISKTELSV; from the coding sequence ATGGCTGCATTTCCAACAGCAGAAGCGTGTGACAGCAACGCAGAGCTAATAGCAAACGGAGACCTACGCGCTCTCCACCCAATCTTCAACATCTACGGCCAAAGAAGATGCTTCTCAGGACCAATCGTGACACTCAAGGTATTTGAAGACAATGTCCTTGTCAGAAACCAACTAGAGACCAAAGGAGAAGGTCAAGTCTTAGTTATAGACGGTGGTGGAAGCAAGAGATGCGCGCTTGTTGGAGGAAACCTCGGACAGTTAGCTCAGAACAACGGGTGGGCAGGGATTGTGGTGAATGGATGCGTTAGAGATGTGGATGAGATCAATGACTGTGATGTCGGGGTTAGGGCATTGGGTTCTAACCCACTGAAGTCTAGTAAGAAAGGTCATGGTGAGAAGAATGTGCCGGTTTATATTGGAGGAACTTTGATTAGAGATGGAGAGTGGCTTTATGCTGATAGTGATGGTATCTTGATCTCCAAGACCGAACTCTCCGTTTGA
- the LOC106429165 gene encoding uncharacterized protein LOC106429165 produces the protein MFLSSTDEGSPNNPSSSSSFLHLTNSSHELGQSHLSSFSIRDYAFSYRTKNIQKSWPFSSTSLQLCLKHGVTDPLPPMQPLGSEAKPNVIPAEERSCKRKLKKLGSNHVLAETEQVFLASSLKCKVEVAVVNKNHRSTKEADDCLYALSESMPLRTCPICKTFSSASNTTLNAHMDQCLSVDSGQHPMSKPRTKPRLKVKTLVDIYATAKGCTLEDLDKRNGTKWSVVSSYSSQVVSDNTLKGKKRVGNEDDAGIGPVYIDAKGQKLRILSDSPRKHVEDVSEKKPSNECQGKRLGGKKHYKHCKVAPQSRKLTDRQGNASEECRGMERSETPGPRQRIVTRSCLSRNENKKGRSICDQASENGHSLSGEPLVLRGSSHASVDLSETVSSPLRCSMHVDKVFASSPKGFLKLKKARLDLSENKDEDSGRWESEMTQERELTHSDDNEEAYKVFLSSDPSVSSGEEDDNEGWEVTGNNKVDDDDMFYKTDGADAVFESSFMEVDIIPIPGPPGSFLPSPWDMEIDATENHVNSSVITSQFQSSHDQLDLTDRNSSESPLSAFLNFAAPETQTFRDNEQSCCCQRKDNVFEDTTFGRPAPQMNQQDLDLLSKSVSKTPSVSNPVLRLMGKDLMVINQREEASHGDPSLIPTSQFHDLSQFHDLSKTKQVFPPVHLFHGPYGANSLHLDSTTSSHNIP, from the exons ATGTTCTTATCATCCACTGATGAAGGCTCTCCTAATAatccatcatcttcttccaGTTTCTTACATCTGACCAACTCTAGTCATGAGTTAGGTCAATCACATCTTTCCAGTTTCTCCATCAG AGACTATGCATTTAGTTACCGGACCAAGAACATTCAGAAAAGCTGGCCTTTTTCCTCAACAAGTTTGCAACTTTGTTTGAAACATGGCGTAACTGATCCATTGCCACCAATGCAGCCTCTTGGCTCTGAAGCTAAGCCAAACGTAATCCCTGCTGAAGAGAGAAGCTGCAAgagaaagttaaaaaaacttGGCTCCAATCATGTATTAGCAGAGACTGAACAAGTCTTTTTGGCGAGTAGTTTGAAATGCAAAGTAGAAGTAGCTGTCGTCAACAAGAATCATAGATCAACAAAAGAAGCTGATGATTGTCTCTATGCACTTTCTGAATCCATGCCTTTGAGAACTTGTCCCATCTGCAAAACCTTCTCGTCTGCTTCCAACACCACTTTGAATGCACACATGGATCAGTGTCTGTCTGTTGACTCTGGCCAGCACCCAATGAGTAAGCCTAGGACTAAGCCACGGTTGAAAGTTAAAACGTTGGTTGATATTTACGCTACTGCAAAAGGGTGCACATTAGAAGATCTTGACAAGAGAAATGGAACAAAGTGGTCTGTGGTTTCGAGCTACTCTAGCCAGGTTGTCTCTGATAATACGCTCAAAGGGAAGAAGCGTGTTGGAAATGAAGACGATGCTGGCATTGGACCTGTTTACATCGATGCTAAGGGCCAAAAACTGCGGATTTTATCTGATTCACCAAGAAAGCATGTAGAAGATGTCAGTGAGAAGAAGCCTTCTAACGAATGTCAAGGgaaaagacttgggggaaagaAACATTACAAGCATTGTAAAGTAGCTCCTCAAAGCAGAAAACTCACTGATCGTCAAGGCAATGCTTCTGAAGAATGTAGAGGCATGGAGAGATCAGAAACTCCAGGTCCAAGACAGCGGATCGTAACAAGAAGTTGTCTTTCAAGGAATGAAAATAAGAAAGGGAGGAGCATTTGTGATCAGGCATCTGAGAATGGGCATTCACTGTCAGGAGAGCCTCTTGTGTTAAGAGGTTCAAGTCATGCGAGTGTTGATTTATCCGAGACAGTTTCTAGCCCCTTGAGATGTTCAATGCATGTGGATAAGGTGTTTGCATCTTCTCCAAAGGGATTTTTGAAGTTAAAGAAAGCTCGGTTGGATCTCTCTGAGAATAAAGATGAAGATTCAGGGAGATGGGAGTCTGAAATGACTCAAGAACGTGAGCTGACACATTCTGATGATAATGAAGAAGCATATAAGGTGTTTCTAAGCTCGGATCCTTCAGTTAGTAGTGGTGAAGAGGATGATAATGAAGGCTGGGAAGTGACTGGTAATAACAaagtagatgatgatgatatgttTTACAAAACGGATGGTGCAGATGCTGTGTTTGAAAGCTCATTCATGGAGGTTGATATCATTCCCATTCCAGGACCACCAGGTTCATTTCTACCGAGTCCTTGGGATATGGAAATTGATGCAACTGAAAATCATGTAAACTCTTCAGTTATCACAAGCCAGTTCCAATCTTCCCATGACCAGCTTGATCTCACTGACAGAAATTCGTCTGAATCACCTCTTTCAGCATTTTTAAACTTTGCAGCTCCTGAAACACAGACATTCAGAGACAATGAACAGTCATGCTGTTGCCAAAGGAAGGATAATGTTTTTGAAGATACAACATTTGGGAGACCAGCACCACAAATGAACCAGCAAGATTTGGATCTATTGAGTAAGTCTGTGTCCAAGACTCCTTCAGTTTCCAACCCGGTGTTGCGGCTAATGGGAAAGGATTTGATGGTTATTAACCAAAGAGAAGAGGCCTCACATGGAGATCCAAGTCTAATACCAACCTCACAGTTTCATGATCTCTCACAGTTTCATGATCTCTCTAAGACCAAACAAGTGTTTCCTCCTGTCCATCTTTTTCATGGTCCTTATGGTGCAAATAGTTTGCATTTGGACAGCACCACAAGCTCTCACAACATTCCATGA